Genomic window (Streptomyces sp. RerS4):
GGCGTCGAGCCACTCCGCCGAGCGGACGTGGTTTCCGGCCCGCACGACGAAGTCGACGGTACGGCCGTCGTCGTCCTCGACGGGGGCGAGGAGCGCGGCCGACATCGGGATGGCGGGCAGGGTTGCGCACAGGCAGGCCCAGGGGTCGTGGCCGTCGGCGGGGTCGCCGCAGGAGTGGCACTGGTCCTGGCTGCCACCGCACGGGCACTCTTGAGCGGCGGGCTCCCCGTCCTGCTCGGGCCGTGCGGCGGGGGCCGGGTCCTCGCGCCGGATCCCGGCGCTGCGGCCGGCGGCGGCCCGCAGTGCGGCCACCTCGCGCGCGATGAACAGTTTGAGCCCGTCGGGGTCCTCGGGAACGGCGGGACTCATGACGGAGCTGCCTTCCGGCCGGATCGTCCGGACGCGCGGTGCTGCGCGTCCCCGTGGAGCCATGGTGCTGGCAGCGGGCCGCCCGCGCACGTCGTGATCCGTCGGCCGGACGGGGGTTTGACAGCGCGACGGGGGGACACACGCGGGATGTCGGTGCGGGCCCCTTCGAGCGGTGTGGCACGCCCGTGCCGGTGGCCGCACCCGTTGCCGTTCGGCGGAACGGGGTGCGGCCACCGGCTGCCTTCTCTCGGACGTCCGACGTCCAGACGGACGGTTCGGAGGGCGCGGAACCCCGGCGCCGCCGAACGCCAGGCATGGCGTCCGTACATCGTTCTGCCCTGCCCTGCCCCGTCGACCAGTGGTCGATCGGGGACCGCGAGGGCATGCGCAGGGCGATGCCGAAGGAACTCCCCGCGCCACTGCTCGCGGCGATGACCGCCTTCGCTCCGCGCGTCCTTCCTGAGGCTCCTCCGTGACAGCCGCGCGATCGTCCGCCGACGCGGTGCCCGGGTTGTCGCGGGGTGTCGACGGGATTCTTGTACGGCGCCGTCGTAGACCAGATCGGGAACGGGCACCACAGCTCCGTTCCACCGCTCGGCGATCGGCCCGCCGAAAGCCCGGAGCATCTCCAGGTAGCCCTGCCCCGACCTGGTGGTCCCCCCCGGTCATCCACGCCGTGCGTCGCGCCCCTGGGTGAGGTCGATCGACCGGTACTCCTCCAGTACGGCGAACCCGGCGCTGTCGTACAGCCCGATCGCCACCTCGTTGCCCCCGAACACGTTGAGCATCATCACCTCGTCGCCGCCCTGACGGGTGGCCCACTCGCCGACCGCCATCGCGGCCCGGCCGTAGCCTTTGCCCCGGTGCTCCTCGTACACCTCCAGCGAGAAGCCGAAGGTCACTCCCGGCAGGAAGCCGTGGTTCACCCACCCGGTCCCGATCACGACACCCTCGGCCTCCATCGCGTAGAAGGCGTGTCCCGGGGTCGAGTACCCCTGCGGCAGGAGCCGGGCGAAGTCCCGGTCGGACTTCGCCCTCGCCTGCTCCGGGGTCAGCGCCCCGGACCGGACGATGTCAGCGACGTACCCGGCCTGCTCGCCGGCCAGCCAGCCCGGGTACTCCCCCTCGGTGAGCCGGCGGACCGTCAGGCCAGCCGGCAGCCCCGGCCGCTCGGCCGCCGCCCGCATACGGTTCTGCGCGCGCACGGGATAGTCGGCGAACGCCCCCGCCCCGCCCGTGAGCCGCACCGCCACTCGCTGCGCCCCGCGCTCGGCGCACCACCGCTCGGCCCACTCGCGCCCGTGCGGCACCGTCAGGTCGTGGATCCGACCCACGGTCGCGCCGTCCTCCTCCGCGACCTCGACCGCTATCCACCCGGTGCCGTCCGTGGCGACCGTCCAGCCGTCGATCCCCTTCACGGCCCGTTCGAGCAGAGCCTGCGCCAGCGGCTCGGAACACCCCGCACTCCGGTACCCGTCCAGCACCCGCCCCTCGAACTCGCCGCGCCACGCACCCGGTTCGGTAATGATCTCCAACTGCTCCATCCGCCCACCCTAGACACCCACGCCGACAGGACCCACCGATATACCTGGCCCCCCGTCCGATCACCGAACGTCTTGCGCCAGGTCCCATTGCACGGCGAGCACCGGCGTGCCCGAGGCGTCCCGCGCGGCCAGGACGGCCGGCAGACCGGAGCGGGTCAGGCCGTGGTTCCGGTTGTCCTGCTGGGGAGCCGGTCGGCTCGGATGACGACGAGTTCCTCCTCCGTCTGGTCGTGGCCGATCAGTTTCTGCTCGGCCAGCCAGTCGGCACGGGCGGTGAGGACCGGTCCGAACGGCTGGCGGCGGCGGCCCACCACCGCCGCTTTCAGGCCCGCTTCGCCCAGCAGGCGCAGTGTCGTCTCCGGTGCGCACAGCGCGGAGTGGACCAACAGCATCATGCCGCCCGGCTTGAGCAGGTGGGGGGCCATGGCACACAGCCGGTCCACGTACTGCCGGCCGTCGGGGCCCGCGTTCCACGCCCGAGCGCGCCCCCGCTCGCCGGCTGTGGACGGCGGGCTGGGGACGTAGGGCGGATTGGCCGTCACCACGTCGTACCGGCGACGGACGGCCCGGCTGGAGGGGAAGTCCGCGTGCTCGACGCGTACCGGGAGCCGGTTCATCAAGGCGTTGTAGCGGGCGGTCAGGACCGCCCGGTAGCAGCTGTCGACGGCGTGTACGCGGTGTGCGCCCAGGCGGGCCGCGGTCATCGCGATCAGGCCGGTGCCGGTGCACACGTCCAGCGCGTGGGCCCCTTCGGGTAGGGATGCCTTCTCCAGGGCGTCCTTGAGGAGGAGGGAGTCTCCCTGCGGCCTGTAAACGCCCCAGGGCTTCAGGAGCCTCAGATCCGTGTCTTCCACGCGGGGGACCTCCTTGTGTCCGTGACAGGCGGCGCCGGGCGGTCCGCTCAGAGGCGGGGGCCGTAGGGGGCCAGGCCGATGATGAGGACGCGGCGCTCGCCCGGACCGGTGTCGTCGCCTCGGCGTACGGGGGCGACGTAGTGGCTGACGCGGTGGTCGTGGACGGCGTACCCGTCGAGAGGATCCGTGAGGGTGAAGCGTGCGTGCACCGCGGTGTCGGGGAGGTCGCCGGGTTGGCGGCCGGCGGACTCGGGCGTGGCGATGACGTTCTCGCCGCCGCTCATGTTCGTGGAGCCGATGAAGTGGGCGAAGGTGAACGTCGCCGAGGAGCCGCCGTCCTGGTGGAGGCAGTCGGGAGAGGACACGGCGGTTTCGGCGGCGGCGTCGACGGCCAGCTTGAGCAGGTGGACTCCGACGTAGACCGGGGTGCGGTGCAGATCCTCCAGCCACATGGCGTGCGCGAGGTCGGTGTGGATCAGCCGTTGGAGGAGTGCGTTGCCGTGCAGGGTGGTGGGGAGGTCGGGCAGGCGGCGGCGTACGTCCGGGTACTCCGGGTTGTGGTCGTCCTGCCAGTACTCGGTCACGGTGCCGTGGGTGGGGTCGGGGGCTCCGGGGGTGAAGGCCAGCTGCCCGGTCCAGGGCAGGTATACGGCGTGGGAGTAGCGGCGGAACCGGTGGGTGTGCGGGGCGTAGGGGTCGAGCGGGAGCGTGGCGAAGACCTCTTCGAGCTCGGCCAGGTCCGTGCGGTGCGCGTCCGGGTCCAGGTCGAGGTCGGCGGCGCGGTAGCGGGCGTAGCCCTGCCGGCGGAGGGCGTCGGTGACGGCATTGGTGACGGCATTGGTGCCGCCGTTGGTGGTGTGCGGGCGGTCGTGCAGGGCCGGGACGTGGTTCACGGGGTCCTCCTGAGCCGCAGGGCACGGATCGGCCTCGGCCGGTTGGGTGGGGCACCAGTGGCGGCGTGTCGTGGGGATCCCAGGCTGGCACGGGTGGCGACCCGGCGCCGTCGCATACCCGCCGGTCAGGTGAATTACGGCTTCGCCGCCAGGGCGGCACTCGTTCCCGACGCGGGTCCAGGGGGTGGGCCGGTCAGGTCGTCCACCACCGCGGTCAGGCCGCCCGGCAGCCGGGAGGCGACGCGCTGGCGGTGCGCTCCCGTCCCGCGGCCCGCCAGCCGTCGCAGCAACGCCGTGACGGTCTCGATGTCGCCGTGTTCCTCCAGCGCGGGGCGGATGTGGTCCAGCAGCCGGGCGCCGCGCACCGCCGCCGGCAGGACCTGCCCGGTCAGGGCATCGGGGCCCCGGCCGCTCCAGCCGTCGCGCGTGGCGCTCCAGTACGCGCAGCGCAACAGCTCGGTCGGCGGGTGCGGGGCCGCGTCGCCGCGTCGCGCCGTGTGGGCGGCGGTGACCACCAGGGCGCGGACGACGGCGGCCAGAGCCGCGGAGTCCGCGGGATCCGGCGGGACGTCCATGCAGCGGACTTCCACGGTGGGCAGCCGCGGGTGGGGGCGGATGTCCCAGAACGGCAGCTCCGCGAACGGCATGCCGCCCACCTCCGCGATGGCCGCGGCTTGCTGCCGGTAGTCCTTGAACGACTGCGCGTACGGCGGGGGGCCGAGGCAGGGGAAGCGCAGCCGGATCACCGAGCGCCAGCTCGCGTAGCCGGTGTCGCGTCCGGCGCAGAAGGGCGAGTTCGCGCTCATCTCCACCAGCAGCGGCAGCCAGGGCCGCAGGTGATTGGAGACCTCCACGGCCAGATCCCGGTCGGGCAGGTGGACGTGGACGTGCAGAGCGCTGATGGCGTAATCGTCCATCATCGACCTGAACAGGTCGGTGCTGGCCCGGTAGCGCGGATGGGCCGCGACGGGCATCGGCCCCGGGGGGCGCAGCACCGGTGTGCCCGAAGGGCATACCTTGAGCCCTTCCGCCGCGGCCGCTTGTGCGATGCCGGCACGCAGGCGCAGCAGCTCGCGATGCAGTTGGGAAGCCGACGTGCAGGGGGGTGTCCTGGTCTCGATCTGGAACTCGGTGAACTCACCGGAGACGTCGTCGCCCAGGGCTGTGACAGCGTGTGCCACCACCCGTCCCGCGGCGGGCTCGACCATGCGGGAGCCGGCCCCGACGAGGAAGAACTCCTCTTCGACCCCCACCGTCGGCACCGAAGGATCCTGCCGGTCGTGGTCAGGCACGGCCTGGGCGTCGTCGCTGGGGCTCATCCGTCCAGCATCGCCCGCTCCCCCTGCCGTGTCGCCTCTGACACGGGATGCGTGTGGACGATCGCGCAACTCGCCGGGGCTGGTCTGCGGTCAGGCAGTTCCCCGGCCCCGGAGGCGGCAACGAGGCCGGCGGTCCAGCGGCCGCCCGCAGGGTGTGACGGACACAGCCGCTGATCGCGGCCCCGGCTCCGACCCCGGCCCCGGCCCCGGTTCCGGTTCCGGGGGCCGGACCGGAGTGGTTCGCGGGAGTGCCGTCCTGGACAGGAATGACGCATGTATTCCGTGAAGACCGTCCTGACGGCTACCGCCGCAGCGCTCCTCGTCCTCGCCGCTCCGGCCGCCGCGGTCCCCGCGGCTCCCATCGCCGCTGCCCACTCACCCGCCTCGTCCGCCGCGCCCCGCCCCTGCGACGGCGCCCCGACCTGCTACGTCGACGTGGCGGTCGCTCAGGTCTGGGTCAGCCCCGAACAGGTTCGCCCCGTGGACGCTCCGGCGACCACCAATCCCGCCGACGTCCGCGGCTGGTTGGCCGGCATGTCCCTGGACGAGCGGCGTGAGGTCGCCGGGGAGACACAGGCCCTCCACGGCATCCGGGTGACCGTCGACCGCAGCGAGTGGCACGGCGGTCTGCTCTGGGACCACGTATGGGTGCACGGTCAGCCCACCCCCAGGGACGAGGCCGGACGGGGCGCCTACCCCGGCTGGATTCCCGACCGGCAACTGACCTCGGAGCACCGCCGCCCGCCCGCCGGTACGCACGAGGAACGTGTCGCCCGCCCCACGGCCCGGGGCTTCTCCACCGCCCGCGCCGCGCTCGCCGGGCGCGGATCCGGGCAGGTGGGCGAGTACTCGTACAACACCTCCTTCCCGGTGGAGGCCGGTCCGGTGCCCGGCGTCGTCACCGCCCACTCGCCCAGCGGTGGCCGGGTGTTCTTCCGGGCGGGCGACCTGGCGAGGGTGCCGTCCGCATCGAGCGGCGCGGACGTGGTCGCCGCCGCACGCGCCTTCCTGGGCCTGCCCTACCTGTGGTCGGGTACTTCCGGATTCGGCTACGACTGTTCCGGTCTCACCAGCCAGGTCTACTCCGCGCTCGGCGTGACGATCCCCCGGGACGCCCAACCGCAGTTCGACGCGGGCGGCGGACAGGTACCCGCCGGCTCGGCCGCGGGGGTGCGCATCACCGGTACGGCGGACCTCCGGCTCGGCGACATCGTCGCCTTCCGCCCCGCAACGGGCACGCAGGTCACCCACGTCGGCATCTATTCGGGGACGCGGAACGGCGAACCCATGATGATCAACTCACCTCGAACGGGTGACCCCGTCAAGGAGGAGCCCATCGGCTCCAGCGGCCGCGTCTACGTCGGCGCCACCCGCTTCCTCACCCGCTGACCCGAGCAGCGCGTCGCAGGCCTCGGGTCGCGGGCGCACGAATCGAGCCGGCGGATCGCCGAGTTCGTCGGAGTGCCGAGCGTTGCCGTGAGCTGGGCCGTCTCGTTGACCTGGTCACTCGACCAGAGGAGGCACACCCCATGCTCAGGACGACAACCCCCACCCGGCAGCTCTCGGCGGTACTGGTGACGGCCTCCGTCTTCGTGGGTGCCGCGGGGATCGGCCCCGCGCACGCCGTGGAGCGGTGCAAGGTGTCCTCCAAGACCATCGACGACCCCGCCTACAGCGGCCCTTGGCCCGACAACTGGGACTTCACCGTCAAGGCCTGTGTCACCGAATCCGGTGCGACCATCCGTCACTGGGCGACGGTCTCCTGGGACATGCCCGAATCCTTCGCCGGCCGGCGTCCCGTCTTCAACGCGACGGGTACGAACGTCGAAGTCACGGCGATGATCACCGGGGGCGGTCTGGCCGTGACGAGGCGCACCGACCTGGCTCCGCGTCTCAACCAGGGGAAGGACGGGTCCACGACCCCCGCTTCCTACTCCTCCCGCTGGCCCAGCCGCCACCGCCTCTTCACCGACGTGATCTTGTTCCTCGACTGGAAGGGCGACGGGAAGGGCCCCCAGAAGATCCGCTTCTCCCCTTCGCCCTCCATCCCCGGCTCATCGCGGTGAGGCCGGCATCCCACCCGACAGCCTCGACCACCGCCCGGAGTTCTACGCCCCGAACGACCCCGGCTCCGCCGAGGCCCTGCGGAGGCTGATCCGGTAGAGCTCCTGGTCCGATGGCGGGCACAACGGCCTCGGCGGGCGCGCGCCGGACTGCGCGGGGGCCGGGAACGGGATATCAAGGAGCGTGCAGGTGAGCGTGAGGCCCGACGGTCGCCCCGGCTGAGGAGTACGTCTCGTGGAGTTCGAGGTCAATGGCGCCCGGTGCGCGGTGGACGTGGACGATGACCCGGCCGCCGTGGAGGTGGTGCGCGACCGGCTGGGCCTGACCGGCACCAAGCTGGTCTGCGCCGGCGGGGTGTGCGGGGCCTGCACGATCCAGGTCGACGGTGAGCCCCGGGTGTCCTGCCTGACGCCGGCGGTCCGGCTGGCCGGCCGACGGGTGACGACGGCGGAGGGCCTGTCCGGCCATCCGGTGGCCCGTGCCTTCGCCGGCGAGGACGCCCTCCAGTGCGGCTACTGCACCCCCGGGTTCGTGGTCGAGGCGGCGGCGTTCTTCGAGCGGTGGCGGGCCGCGCACGGCCGCACTCGCCCGGGGCGGGAGGAGATCTCGGACGCGTTGGCGGGCCACCTGTGCCGCTGCGGCGCGTACGAGGGGATCATCGGCGCGGTGGCCGCCGCCTGCGCGGGCGACTACGACTCGGCGCCGGCCGGTGCCGGTGCCGGTGCCGATGGGCAGGCGCCGGCGGTCCCGCGCGTCGAGGCCCCCGAGAAGATCGACGGGTCGGCCCGGTACACCACGGACCACCGGCCCGAAGGGCTGCTGCAGGGGCTGATCATCCGTTCTCCGCACGCGCATGCGCACGTCCGGTCCCTGGAGGCCGGAGACGTCGCGCTGGTGTCGCTGCTGCCTCCCGACGGCGTGGTGCGGTACGTCGGGCAGCCGGTGGCGGCGGTCGCGGCGCCGGACCGGGCCGCCGCGCGGGCGGCCGCGGCGCGGGTCAGGGTGGACTACGAGGTGCGGCCCGCGGCCCTGGACGCACGCCAGGCCCGGACCGGCGAGGGACCGTTGGTCTACGAGGACAAGGCCGCGCGCAAGCGGGCGCCGGGAGCCGGGGAGACCCCCCAGTTGGTGCCCGCCCGCTGGCGCGGCAACCTGCGGGGCCCGTCCGCGATGAGCCGGCGCCCCGCCACGGCCGTGCGCCGCATCCTCGAAGCCCGGAGCCGCGACCCCGAGCGGGTGGTGGAGGGCGTGTTCACCACCGCCGCGCAGACGCACACTCCGCTGGAACCGCACGCCTGCCTGGCCCAGTGGGTCGACGGCACCCTCCACCTGGAGGTGTCCACGCAGTCGGTGAAGCAGGTGGCCGAGCTCGCCGCCGAGCGCTTCGGTGTGCCCGTCGATCGGGTGGTGGCGAAGGCCGTCCACGTGGGCGGTGGTTTCGGCTGCAAGATGGGGATGACCTCCGATGTCGTCGCCGCGGTGGAGTTGGCCCGGCTGCACGGCGCACCCGTTCGGGTGGTGCTGGACCGGGACGAGGAGCTCGTCGATGGCGGATACCGGCCCGGCGCGCGGATCCGGCTGGCGATGGTCGCGGACGCGGCCGGCGATCTGAGCGCGCTGGCCATGGACGCGGACTCCGACAGCGGGATCGCGGTGGGTGGCACCGTGGCCGCACTGGCCCGGTTCATGTACGGCAACGCCCCGCGTCGGCTCCGTGACTTCGACACGGTCACCCACCGGCCCCCGGGCGCACCGTTCCGCGGACCGGGCGGACCGACGATGTGCTGGGCCCTGGAGCAGGCGGTGGACGAGATGGCCCACCGGCTCGGTCAAGACCCGATCGCCCTGCGCCGCCGCTGGGACGGCAACCCCAAGCGGCACGCCCTGTACGACTGGGCCGCGGCCCTTCCCGTCTGGTCGGGGCGCCGCGGCGGCACCGGGCGCTTCCGCAGGGGCGTCGGCGTCGCGGCGGGCAACTGGCTGTACTTCCTCGATCCCGCCACGGAGGTCGAGCTCACCGTCGAGGACGGGCTCGTCGTCGCCCGCTGCGCCGTGCAGGACATGGGCACGGGCGCGCGAACCGTGTTGCGGCGGGTCGTCGCCGAGGGCCTGGGCGTGCCGGAGGCACGGGTGCGCGCCGAGGTCGGCCACAGCGACGCCGTCCACGGGCCGACGTCCGGCGGCAGCCGTACGACACCCTCCATCGTGCCGGCCGCGGTGGACGCCACCCGCCGGCTGCTCGACGCGCTCGGCGGCGGTGACGTCACCGCCCGGCTGGATTCGGCGCACGGCGTACGGGTGACCGGCCGCCGCCCCCGCGACCGCCGGGGTTTCGTGACTCCCTTCCTCACCATGGGCGGCGTGGCCATCGGCCGCGGCTTCACGGGATCGGTGCAGGTCGCCGAGGTCGAGGTGGACACGCGGCTGGGCCGGATCCGACCGCTGCGTGTGTGGAGCGGCGTCGCCGCGGGCCGCATCCACGCGGAGCGGTTGGCCCGCAACCAGTGCGAGGGCGCCGTCGTCCAGGGGATCGGCTACGCCCTGTACGAGGAGCGGCGCACCGACCCGGTCACCGGACGGGTGCTGACCGAGAACCTGGAGGACTACCGCGTCCCGGGTATCGGCGACACCCCCGAGATCACCGTCCACTTCCATCAGGACGGTTTCGAGCACGTTCCCGGTGGCGGTGTCGGTCTCGGCGAGATCGCGACCCTGCCCACCGCGGCGTGCCTGGCCAACGCGGTCCACGACGCGACCGGGTGGCGCCCGTACGACATGCCCATCCGCCCCGACCGGCTCCTGGAAGGACTGGGCACATGAGCGGCGAGCCCGCCCTGGCCGACCTTTCGGCCGCCGTCCTGGCCCGCGGCGGGGAGCTGCGCGCCGGCGGCACGGACACCACCGCCCGACAGCGCAGTGGCATCTCCCCCGGACCGTTCACGGACCTCGGCGGAGCCGGCGGCACCGGGGGCACGGCCGGCACCGGCGACCTGCACGGGTGCACGCCACTGCCCGGTGGCGGACTGCGGATCGGCGCCCTGACCACCCTCGCCACGCTGGCCACCGACCCGCGGGTCCGGGGCGGCTGGCCGGCCGTGGCGCTGGCGGCCGGGAGCGCGGCCACTCCGCAGATCCGCGCCGCCGGCACCCTGGGAGGCAACCTCCTTCAGCGCAACCGCTGTTGGTACTACCGCAATCCGCACGTCAGCTGCCTCCAGAAGGGCGGGACCGACTGCCCCGCACGCCAGGGCGACCACCACTTCGGCGTGGTCTGCGGTGACGGCCCGTGCGTCACCCCGCACCCGTCCACCCTGGCGATGGCCCTGCTCACCTACGATGCCGAGGCCGAGGTCCACGGCGAATCCCCGCGCGGCGTGGCCGACTTGTACGGGGACGGCGACCGGCTCTTCCGCACCGACCACCTGCTGCCGCCGGACCGCATCCTCACGGCGGTCCGCCTGCCCGCACCCTGGCCCGGCGAACGAGCCGCCTGCCACCGGGCCACCAGTCGGGCCCACGCCGAATGGCCCCTGGTCGAGGCCACGGTCCGGCTGGCGCTCGACGGCGCCACCATCACGCACGCCGCCGTCGCGGCGGGCGGGGTGGCGCGCGTCCCGCTGCGGCTGCCGGAGGTGGAGGCCGCCCTGATCGCCCACGAGGCCACCCCCGGGGTGCTCGCCGCGGCGGCGGCGACGGTACTCGCCCGTTGCAGGCCGCTGCCGCAGACCGGCTACAAGGCGACCCTGTTCAGGGACACCGTCCTGGAAGCCCTGGAACAGGCCGTCGGACCGCCTGCCGCCGACTAGTGGGGTCCTGTGGGGCATGGCCGGGGCGGCTGTCACCGGCCCGGTTCGACGAGCCGGAGCCGGGGCGGTCACCGCAACGAACTCGCCGTCCACTCCCGGAGCGCCCTGTGCGTGGGTGGCCGTGAGGTTCACACTGTCGGGGTCACCGTCAGGCGAGCGAAGGGGTGGGATGGACAGGGCAAGGGTTCCCGATACCACGACCGACCAGTCGACGCCGGGCGCCGCCCCCGTGGGCAGGACCCCGTTCGATGACCTCTACGACCAGCCGGATCCGCGCGCCTACTTCCGTGTGCTGGGCGCGTTGGACTACCAGACGCCCCATCATGCCCAGGGAGTCTTCCGACGCATGGCCGCCCACCGGACCGCCCGGGAGGCGGGACGTACGGGAGTGCTGGACCTCTGCTGCTCCTACGGCATCAACGCGGCCCTGCTCAACCACGACCTGTCGTGGGACGACTTGTACGCCCACTACACCTCGCCCCAGGCCGACGCACTCACCACCGCCGAACTGATCGAACGGGACCGTGCCTACTACGCGGCCCGCCGGCGCCAGGACGCGGTACCCGTGGCCGGACTCGACGTGTCGGCGCCCGCCCTCGACTACGCGCTCGCGGTCGGCCTCCTCGACCACGCGTTCCCCGAGAACCTCGAAACCGGCCCGCCGTCACCGGCCCTGCGCCGCGCCATGCGCGGCGTCCACTCGATCACGGTGACGGGCGGAGCGAGCTTCCTGTCCCCTCGCACCTTCGAGCCGCTCCTGGCCGCTGCCGACGCGCCCGTGTGGATCGCCGCTTTCGTTTTGCGTACGGGCTCCTACCAGCCCATCGCCGCGAGCCTGCGCTCCCACGGACTGGTCACCGAGAAGGCCACCGAATCGACCTTCCCCCAGCGCCGTTTCACCAGCGCGCGGGAGCAGCAGTACGCCGTTGAGGCGGTGGCCGCCACAGGCGAAGACCCGCACGGGCGTGAGACCGAGGGCTACTTCCACACGGCCCTGTACGTGTCGCGACCTCCACAGGACACCGTGGCGATCCCGCTCGCAGCACTGACACAAGCTCCGAGGTAGGCCCGTAGGCCCGTGGGCCCCACCTGCCGAAGCATTGACGATTCAGCAACTCCGGTCGGAACCCGGCAGGCGCCTGCAGGACTCGGCGGTGGTCTTCAGGTCGCTCAGCCATGCTTCGAGTCCCTGGCGGAGGAGGGCGGTCGCGGTGGGGACGTCCGCGTCGACCTGGGGGCCCGTATGGCTCTCCTCGGTGCTGACCCGGACGCCGCCCGGGACCTTGGTGAAGTTCCACACGTGGACGCCGTCGATGTGCAGTCCCTCGCCGATCGCGGGGCCCGTCCAGCGGATGCACGAGTGGTGCCCGAGCTGTTCGACGGTGGAGGTGATCTCCAGGCTGGTGGCCGGCGTCGGGTTCGGGGGTAGCGGGGTCGTCCAACGGAAGGCCGAACCCTTGCGGAGGGAGCCGTGATCGAGGCGTTCGGCGGTCGTCACGGGAGTCTGCCAGGACGGCCAGCGCTCGATGTCGGTCTGCAGCTTCCAGACCGTGCGCAGCGGTGCGTCGATGAGGATCTCCGCCCGGTGTCGGACGCGGGCGTCGGGGTCGACGCCGGCACCGCGGCAGGTGAGGGACTTGGCGGGGCGGGGGTCGGTGGAGGCGACCGCCCCGGCGGGTAACGCGGCGGCGCCGAGGAGGCCGACGACGAGTGGGATGGTGAACAGGGCGGCGCGGAGGCCGGTGTGGCGGATGCCGGACATGGAGGTCCCCTTTGGCGTTCGGTGGGCGGGCGGTGCCGAGCGAGAGCGGCAGAGCCTCAAGCGATGGTTAGAAGGTATAACTCCGCCTGAGTGAAAGGCAATAGGATGCGTGATACCTTCTCACCAACCCTGAGCGCGGGGCGGGTTGACGGGTTGACGGGGAAGGGCGGCTGGTCATGGCCGGAACGGGCGCGGAGACCCCGCGTGAGCGCTACCGCACCCAGGTGC
Coding sequences:
- a CDS encoding GNAT family N-acetyltransferase, which encodes MEQLEIITEPGAWRGEFEGRVLDGYRSAGCSEPLAQALLERAVKGIDGWTVATDGTGWIAVEVAEEDGATVGRIHDLTVPHGREWAERWCAERGAQRVAVRLTGGAGAFADYPVRAQNRMRAAAERPGLPAGLTVRRLTEGEYPGWLAGEQAGYVADIVRSGALTPEQARAKSDRDFARLLPQGYSTPGHAFYAMEAEGVVIGTGWVNHGFLPGVTFGFSLEVYEEHRGKGYGRAAMAVGEWATRQGGDEVMMLNVFGGNEVAIGLYDSAGFAVLEEYRSIDLTQGRDARRG
- a CDS encoding HemK2/MTQ2 family protein methyltransferase; protein product: MEDTDLRLLKPWGVYRPQGDSLLLKDALEKASLPEGAHALDVCTGTGLIAMTAARLGAHRVHAVDSCYRAVLTARYNALMNRLPVRVEHADFPSSRAVRRRYDVVTANPPYVPSPPSTAGERGRARAWNAGPDGRQYVDRLCAMAPHLLKPGGMMLLVHSALCAPETTLRLLGEAGLKAAVVGRRRQPFGPVLTARADWLAEQKLIGHDQTEEELVVIRADRLPSRTTGTTA
- a CDS encoding 2OG-Fe dioxygenase family protein produces the protein MNHVPALHDRPHTTNGGTNAVTNAVTDALRRQGYARYRAADLDLDPDAHRTDLAELEEVFATLPLDPYAPHTHRFRRYSHAVYLPWTGQLAFTPGAPDPTHGTVTEYWQDDHNPEYPDVRRRLPDLPTTLHGNALLQRLIHTDLAHAMWLEDLHRTPVYVGVHLLKLAVDAAAETAVSSPDCLHQDGGSSATFTFAHFIGSTNMSGGENVIATPESAGRQPGDLPDTAVHARFTLTDPLDGYAVHDHRVSHYVAPVRRGDDTGPGERRVLIIGLAPYGPRL
- a CDS encoding YbdK family carboxylate-amine ligase, coding for MSPSDDAQAVPDHDRQDPSVPTVGVEEEFFLVGAGSRMVEPAAGRVVAHAVTALGDDVSGEFTEFQIETRTPPCTSASQLHRELLRLRAGIAQAAAAEGLKVCPSGTPVLRPPGPMPVAAHPRYRASTDLFRSMMDDYAISALHVHVHLPDRDLAVEVSNHLRPWLPLLVEMSANSPFCAGRDTGYASWRSVIRLRFPCLGPPPYAQSFKDYRQQAAAIAEVGGMPFAELPFWDIRPHPRLPTVEVRCMDVPPDPADSAALAAVVRALVVTAAHTARRGDAAPHPPTELLRCAYWSATRDGWSGRGPDALTGQVLPAAVRGARLLDHIRPALEEHGDIETVTALLRRLAGRGTGAHRQRVASRLPGGLTAVVDDLTGPPPGPASGTSAALAAKP
- a CDS encoding NlpC/P60 family protein — protein: MYSVKTVLTATAAALLVLAAPAAAVPAAPIAAAHSPASSAAPRPCDGAPTCYVDVAVAQVWVSPEQVRPVDAPATTNPADVRGWLAGMSLDERREVAGETQALHGIRVTVDRSEWHGGLLWDHVWVHGQPTPRDEAGRGAYPGWIPDRQLTSEHRRPPAGTHEERVARPTARGFSTARAALAGRGSGQVGEYSYNTSFPVEAGPVPGVVTAHSPSGGRVFFRAGDLARVPSASSGADVVAAARAFLGLPYLWSGTSGFGYDCSGLTSQVYSALGVTIPRDAQPQFDAGGGQVPAGSAAGVRITGTADLRLGDIVAFRPATGTQVTHVGIYSGTRNGEPMMINSPRTGDPVKEEPIGSSGRVYVGATRFLTR
- a CDS encoding molybdopterin cofactor-binding domain-containing protein; the protein is MEFEVNGARCAVDVDDDPAAVEVVRDRLGLTGTKLVCAGGVCGACTIQVDGEPRVSCLTPAVRLAGRRVTTAEGLSGHPVARAFAGEDALQCGYCTPGFVVEAAAFFERWRAAHGRTRPGREEISDALAGHLCRCGAYEGIIGAVAAACAGDYDSAPAGAGAGADGQAPAVPRVEAPEKIDGSARYTTDHRPEGLLQGLIIRSPHAHAHVRSLEAGDVALVSLLPPDGVVRYVGQPVAAVAAPDRAAARAAAARVRVDYEVRPAALDARQARTGEGPLVYEDKAARKRAPGAGETPQLVPARWRGNLRGPSAMSRRPATAVRRILEARSRDPERVVEGVFTTAAQTHTPLEPHACLAQWVDGTLHLEVSTQSVKQVAELAAERFGVPVDRVVAKAVHVGGGFGCKMGMTSDVVAAVELARLHGAPVRVVLDRDEELVDGGYRPGARIRLAMVADAAGDLSALAMDADSDSGIAVGGTVAALARFMYGNAPRRLRDFDTVTHRPPGAPFRGPGGPTMCWALEQAVDEMAHRLGQDPIALRRRWDGNPKRHALYDWAAALPVWSGRRGGTGRFRRGVGVAAGNWLYFLDPATEVELTVEDGLVVARCAVQDMGTGARTVLRRVVAEGLGVPEARVRAEVGHSDAVHGPTSGGSRTTPSIVPAAVDATRRLLDALGGGDVTARLDSAHGVRVTGRRPRDRRGFVTPFLTMGGVAIGRGFTGSVQVAEVEVDTRLGRIRPLRVWSGVAAGRIHAERLARNQCEGAVVQGIGYALYEERRTDPVTGRVLTENLEDYRVPGIGDTPEITVHFHQDGFEHVPGGGVGLGEIATLPTAACLANAVHDATGWRPYDMPIRPDRLLEGLGT
- a CDS encoding FAD binding domain-containing protein, encoding MSGEPALADLSAAVLARGGELRAGGTDTTARQRSGISPGPFTDLGGAGGTGGTAGTGDLHGCTPLPGGGLRIGALTTLATLATDPRVRGGWPAVALAAGSAATPQIRAAGTLGGNLLQRNRCWYYRNPHVSCLQKGGTDCPARQGDHHFGVVCGDGPCVTPHPSTLAMALLTYDAEAEVHGESPRGVADLYGDGDRLFRTDHLLPPDRILTAVRLPAPWPGERAACHRATSRAHAEWPLVEATVRLALDGATITHAAVAAGGVARVPLRLPEVEAALIAHEATPGVLAAAAATVLARCRPLPQTGYKATLFRDTVLEALEQAVGPPAAD